From the Helianthus annuus cultivar XRQ/B chromosome 17, HanXRQr2.0-SUNRISE, whole genome shotgun sequence genome, the window TGAAACATAGGGAAAGGTAACACGAGCACATTACGGTAGTGTAATGCTTAACCGTTATAAGATTATAACGCTTTCATTTAATAACATGTTGTTATATTGTTATGGTCACAAAGTAGCATTATCATATAAAGCTTGTAAACCTCGGATCGTTAGTATTAGGATTAATAGCGGGGGAATTTTGAGAAGTACTACTGGGCCCGATAAACCCCACCCGAGCTAGTCACGCTAGCTAGACTGGTAATTGTCATCGGGTGTAGAATTAACCTAACGTACCGCCATGGTCAGTGATAGACCTGGCAAACAAAGGCAACAACAATCAGCTTCGATTTCGAACTCTTTCGTGACGTAACACGTGTTAGCTACCTAGAAATATGACCATAATctattaaatattaatatttaCTGTTCTGGTTGAATATTGGAAACTTGTGTAGACGAATCATGTTATAACTGTAATTGTATATGTGAACTCACTCATCGCAAATAATTGACACTTGTTTCTTATATGTTTTCCCCAGGTCGCTAAGGTACTTGCCCACAGTTATGTGCACTGCATGGTGTCAAAAACATTTTCATTTCGTAATGTTGCGTTATTACATTTATATTCCGTTGGTTTGGGCATTTGTTTTGACGCATGTTTTTACATTgcatttagagtaaattactattttggcccctgtgtTTTAACCAGTTTAGCCTTTTCAGTACAAAAAAGAATCTTTTAACATATTAGTCACTGAGAttgcattttataacggtttGGGCCCTTGACACTAACCATGTTACTTTTTTCTAGTTAAACCTAAGGGTATCATGGTCCTTTTATAGCTTAGGGGCTGTTTATGTAACTTATAAAGttctttaatatttttatttgtgTAATGACTTAATTTCTTTAtttcacgattattatttaacaacatacgttttaaatatacaaataaatacatatttctttaagaatttgtttttttataaatgtcgttttaaaaaaaatgtttttaacctTTTAAAACCGTTTATTGTTTCTAAAATCGTTCCTTTTTCAAATGTTAGTTTTTAAAATCATTCTTTTTTAAGTCCTCGTTTTTGTTAAATTGAATAGTTTCTTTTTACCATTCTTTTTAAAACCATatgttttttaaaaaattcaCTTTTAAAGTCATTCATATTTAAAACCGTATATTTTTAAAGCGTTTCTTTTAGAAATGTTTTTGTAAAgtgttacttttattttttaatcatTATTTGAATCACTTATCTTTTTTAAAATCCTCCATTTTTGGGTTGTTCGTTTGTTCGAAATTCGTTCATTTTTTAAACCTTTTTTATACTAAAACCATTCACTTTTTAAACCCTATGTTTTTAACATAATAAAATTATTCTGCTTTTtaaaaccttatatgtttaacaAAACAAATGGTATTAAAAATTATGTTAAAAACATAAGGTTTTAAAAAGCGAATGATTTTAGTATacaaaatgtttaaaaaataaacaaatttcgaACAAACAAAAAGCCCCAAAATGGAGGATTTTAAAAGGTATAAACGATTCAAATAATgctttaaaaataaaagtaacgCTTTACAAGAATGCTTCTAAAAGAAACGAtttaaaaataaacaattttaaaaatgaacgaatttaaaaaaagtttaaataacatatgattttaaaaagaatggTAAAAATGAACtgtttaatttatataaaaaatgggGACTTAAAAATATCGAttttaaaaacaaacaatttaaaaATGAACGATTTTAAAAACGACACACGGTTTTAAAAAGCTTAAAAACATTTTTTGTAAAGcgacatttataaaaaaacaaattgttaaagaaatatgtatatatttgtatatttaaaacatattttttaatAAGAAtcgttaaataaaaaaataaaaaattaagtaattacacaaataaaaatattaaaagaactttaTAACTTACATAAACAGTCCCTAAGCTATAAAAGGACCATAATATACTTATTAGGCTTAACTATAAAAATTAACATAGTTAGTATTAGGGGGcaaaaccgttataaaatgcaaTCCCAGGGTCGGATATGTCAAAAAGATTCTTTTTTAGACTGAAAGTGTTAAACTGGTtaaaccacatgggccaaaatagtaatttactctTACATTTATTATGCGTCTGCATTACTTTTGAACTGTTGGTTGTTTGGTAAAACTATTTTCCTCATATAAAGGTCATCCGATATGACTAGTGTCTTAGATCCTGGTTTGTCACGCGTCTCGCGGTAAAACCCTACaagtggattttgagggtgtgacaaaaatGAAAACTCATACAAATTGTGAAAACTTAAAGATCTTAGCATTAGGaaggttttttcaaaaaaaaaaaaaaaagaattaccaaaaatcctaaaaatcaaCTTTTCCAAAAAAACACTCGTAAATGCTGTAAAAAGTTGATGTAAGCATCTGTAAGGGGACGAAAAACCACTCAAATTTTTTTAAGACCGTCTTTGTAACATTTTAATCTAGCGGTGGTAAAAAATGGGGGCAAAACTCACACGGAaagtgtcacaacccccgaccctaCCCTGGACTGAAGCCGTGCACAGACCAAGTGGTTCTAGTGTTTATTAAAATTAtcgcagcggaaatttcatcagaacCGGGTGTTAGGAAAAATACCAGAGTTTTCAAACACCATAGTTTTCATTTCATAAAttttgtgggttaaaacccatatTTACATAAAAGATTTTCACGTGGATAAACCCTTCATTACAAAACACGCTTTATTTATGTGACATAGCCACTTATTTAAGCTTGAGTGCCTTGTAACACTTTTTCCTTCCCTTCATCGTAATTCACACTCACttaaaacgcgtttaaaaacatttgatcAACGGAAAATActagtgagttcattcatttgtTATAAAATGACATATTCTTATAATTACAACATTAAGGGTTTTTAAATTGATTTGGGTTTTTCCTGCCATGGTAATATTGTTATTTTGATTCTGATTTGGTTTTTAATGGGTTTTCTTGAATTTGTTTATACTTGTATTGACAACCATATCAGGGAATTTTATGGTAACCAAATTAATAGTAGTACAACTTTGTATTAACACTTTCAGATTGTTGGTTAATTAGGTGgttgtaaagttgttgatgtcgGTTTGCTTTTAATAATTAAATTTGTTAGTAGAAATAGATTAAAAAGTAATTCTTGTTTTACTTCGGCTGAGTGAACAGATCTGGATAAAGGCGGTAGTACGGTTTGGCGGATCTGGATGAACATATTTATTATAATTTTGCATACAATTTAGAGAGGGATGGAGGGGGGTTAAAGAGcaaaacatatatttttgttTAAAAGTTTATGTTACTTACACAAATAAATTAACTCTCATAGCACCCATAATTCCATAAATCAACTTCAACTCTTCAACCCCTAAATAGGTCCTTTAAAGGAAACAAGATGCAAGATTTTCATAATCTGCTCTTCAACAACAAGAGCAACATAGTTTTTCGCTATATTATCACGAACACCGTCTTTGGCAGAGATTGTTAGGTTGTATTTTGTTGCATACCCTTGAAGCGTCTCACCTttaatcaatttttgaaacagcAGTTTGGTCTTGTCCCTAATGTTGTGCTCTCCCACTGCAAACACGCCAATTTCCACCACTTTTATGTCAGTCAAATTCTTCACGGGCCTCCAACTACCTACATGTGTCTTGTCGCCAAATGTAGGGAAGACGTCACAGTAAGTGTAACCCAAACAAAAGACGAGTATTGCAAGGAAAAGAGTTTGATAAATTGAACTCATATTGTGTGTGAGAAACATTTTGGAATGAGAAAGAGATACGAACATAGGAAACTATTTTTTTGGGTAGGGAGTCGTAGGAATTTATAATAGTATATTAgtatgttcacatgaaatataaTGTGTATAACatgtgattttttttcttttttgtattGTTTTTAGAGCTCACTTTTTTACTTTAATAAGTTTGTAGTAAATACaactttatatttttttatttaaatatatacgtatatgattgtaaataaaagtatattatttttaatattaatgcACTTCATGTGGGGAAGCCGGGTCAAATGAAAATTGTTATCTGGAATTGTGAAAGTGGATTAAATCTTTGATGAAGGCAACTCAATGCTAAGAAAAGTAACACAAAATTAGTTATGACTAAAAATGAGCAAGAAAGATTCATGGTATATCCTTCATATTTAAACTTGGGCATAAGAAATTAATTTAAAATTATTGATGTAATAGAATAAAAGCAAactttttcattaaaaaaaaataatggtaccctcacaatgaaaaaaaaaaaaaaaaacaaaataccaAAATAATTTTTGAACCTTGACCATTTTGCGGTCCTAGGCCCTTGCATATTTGGTGTAGTAGTCATGATGTTTGCTTATTTAAAATTTTATTATTCATGGCATATTTTAGCAGAAATtagtaaaaatataaataaataaaaaaagtaatCTTGAGTACAATATATGATACACTTTGATACAATAAGATACGATATTAATGATATGTTATGatgatataatataatacaatAGGATACACTCAAGTATAATATAATACGATACAATACAATATGATATGATATAGTATGATATGATCTGACAGACACACAAACACGTGTGGCGCACGTTAGCATAGTCATTTAtctctatttttttattttttttgtctcTATATTAAAGAAATTTTAGAATTAACGATTATTTTGTATTGTATCTCTCTCTATTTATATATAGAGAGACACACAGGCACGCGATATTCAACCATCAATGTTGCATATTCTATTTCTTCTTGACATCTTACACTTCCTAATTAAAAAATACGAGTTTTAGAaccccgcgcgttgcggcgaaactgTCAACCAAAcgaaaaatagacgtaaaaatgttgaaccgaACCAATAGGTAAGACATTAGCAaggaaaagaataactaagtcgaaaATATAACAATATCAAAGTAAGTTTAATCCGAGAACATTGGATAAAACCTaagatattaataataataaaaataaatagatAGTTATTCATTTGAACGGCTTAAAATGATTGAATCATACAAAGAGTAGAATAATGCTCATTTCATAAAAAATCTTAATATTTATTTTGATAGATAATTTAATTAGTTTGTTCTTTGTTGGAtaacacatatgttaaaataataTTTGGAAAAGGTGATCATGCTTTGGAGTACAGATAAAAAGAAAACCTTGAGGGTAAAAAGGTATAACAGTTGAGGGGTTTCTTTTGTCAAAAAACGCATTTCAGTGGGTTTCTTTGACAACCTTTAATTCTTTAATACCACCAAAGAAAACCAGGTGCTCCATTTTTTTTCTAACAGCAAAGCTAgcttcatccaaaatcaaaagcCCCTCAACCCAGCAAAAGCAACAGGAAAAAAAAACCCAAAGCACACCAACCCAGCAAAAGCAAAGGGAAaataaagaaaccaagtttacACCACTCTATTGAATATGAACGCACAATCTGCGATAGACATCTTTGAACTATTGGAGAGCCAAAGGGGCTTCAACCGCCCTTCTCTCTAAATAGACCGGTAGATGGCGTTTGGCGGTGAAACCGCCTAATGACATGGTTTCTGGAGCTGCAAGTACCCGCACCCAagggttgttgctgttgttgggGTGCATAGCCATCATTGACGCCCGGAAATTGTACATGCTTTGCCGGAAATTGAATCTTTGTCACTACCGACACTAAGCAACCTGTTGAACGCGCATTCTTCCGCCGCAAGTATCTCCACCACCGCCGTCGCGGATCCGGTGTAAATTGAACCACCATCGTCGTTTAAACGGGCGAGAAGCTAACGTCGTACAAAATAAAAAGAAAGAGAAGAAACGGGATGTCTTGGGGACTAATGACTGG encodes:
- the LOC110923974 gene encoding cysteine proteinase inhibitor 5; protein product: MSSIYQTLFLAILVFCLGYTYCDVFPTFGDKTHVGSWRPVKNLTDIKVVEIGVFAVGEHNIRDKTKLLFQKLIKGETLQGYATKYNLTISAKDGVRDNIAKNYVALVVEEQIMKILHLVSFKGPI